GATTTAGTGTTCGCCGTTGATTCCATTCCCGCCATTTTAGCAATAACTACTGACCCTTTTATCGTATATACATCCAACGTTTTTGCAATATTGGGATTGCGTGCATTGTATTTTGCACTTGCAGGAATTATGGAATTGTTTTATTATCTGAAATACGGATTAGCATTCGTTCTTGTTTTTATCGGTGCAAAAATGTTACTTTCTGATTATTATAAAATTCCCATTGGATTTGCCTTGAGTGTAGTTGTAACAATATTAGTGGTTTCAATTATTCTTTCGTTAATAAAACCGCAAAAAAACAAATCATAATTATTTCAATCACTTTCTGTTATTCGAAATTTTTATTGCTTCCAGTATTGCTGTTTTCATACTTGTCGCATCCGCTATTCCTTTTCCTGCAATATCGAAAGCCGTTCCGTGTGCTGGCGAGGTTCGCACAATTGGTAATCCCATAGTAAAATTTACTCCTTCCTTCATTCCAGAAATTTTTAACGGAATTAATCCTTGGTCGTGATACATTGCAAGCACTGCATCGTAATGTAGATACGAACGATTGCCAAAAAAACCATCGGCAGAAAACGGTCCTTCGACTATACATTTTCTTGATTTCATTGACTGTATTGCGGGAATGATGACGTTGTTTTCTTCGTTGCCGAATAAACCAAATTCTCCCGCGTGCGGATTGAGACCAAGAACAGCGATACGCGGACGTAATATTTTGAAATCATTTATTAAACAATCGGAAATCAATTGCAATTTTTGTTGAAGAAGTTCTATTGTCAGTAATGTGGAAATGCTTTGGATTGGAATATGAATTGTTGCGAGCGCAATTTTCATCATAGAAGAATACAGCATCATTCCAAAATTATCCGAGTGAGTGAGCGAAGCGATAA
The Ignavibacteria bacterium genome window above contains:
- the pdxA gene encoding 4-hydroxythreonine-4-phosphate dehydrogenase PdxA, with amino-acid sequence MSTKTDRPFISITCGDINGIGPEVVLKSATDFTIKKNCIPVLIGPRTVFEHHAKRLHLQCVFVEFDSKSVQSKNSVLYINIEKNSNQSSIFRKREHPSENISVSSIRIAVALCLGNVVSAMVTAPVSKEALRLCSFPFPGQTEFIASLTHSDNFGMMLYSSMMKIALATIHIPIQSISTLLTIELLQQKLQLISDCLINDFKILRPRIAVLGLNPHAGEFGLFGNEENNVIIPAIQSMKSRKCIVEGPFSADGFFGNRSYLHYDAVLAMYHDQGLIPLKISGMKEGVNFTMGLPIVRTSPAHGTAFDIAGKGIADATSMKTAILEAIKISNNRK